A window of Onychostoma macrolepis isolate SWU-2019 chromosome 01, ASM1243209v1, whole genome shotgun sequence contains these coding sequences:
- the LOC131540612 gene encoding uncharacterized protein DDB_G0280579-like, whose protein sequence is MCKLRVEWQKEKTDELTKERDYLKEQLVSALKREDTGSSQASDSSHDSSDESSSDTVSDSSTSSEEDRKKKRMKKRGKEKSMGRSQRKWK, encoded by the exons ATGTGTAAGCTGAGAGTAGAGTGGCAAAAAGAGAAGACTGATGAGCTGACCAAGGAGAGGGACTATTTAAAAGAGCAACTGGTGTCAG CTCTTAAAAGAGAGGACACAGGTTCCAGCCAGGCTTCAGATTCCTCTCATGACAGCTCAGATGAATCTTCCTCTGATACTGTGTCTGACTCCTCTACATCCTCAGAGGAGGACAGGAAGAAAAAGAGGATGAAAAAAAGGGGAAAGGAAAAAAGTATGGGAAGAAGTCAAAGAAAATGGAAATGA